The nucleotide sequence AGGCAGCGTCCCGTGGAATCCGCTAATCCAATATGCAAATGCACCCCCGCTCCTGAAACGGTTCCGACCAGGGAGATGATTTCAAAACGTTCCTTTAAAACCGTAGCGTTGGATTGTCCCGCAAACCGGAGGGTCGCTTGGGATAGACTGCCGACACAGGTTGCGACATAGGCAGCACTTAAGGCGCGATCGCTCGCTACCGCCATCAGCGATCGCCGGAGGTCAGCATTTGGAGAAAGTCGAAGGGCGATCGCGTGTGCCATGAAACTCCTGTTGGTCAGCTATTGATCAACCTACAACCATTCTATGAGTTGACAGAAGAGGCGATCGCCCATACCCCTTAAAACTAGACCCCTAAACTAGGCTAGGTGCAGTGGCATAAATCTGAGTTACAACCTCGGCAAAGCGCTTCATCGCCGTTTCCAGTTCTTCATCCGATGCCGTTAAGCTAATCCGCACACATTGATGGGTGTGATCCCAGGGATCGCGGAGTCCGGGGAAGAAGGCGTTGCCGGGAACCACGATCACGCCGACCTGCTTTAGGTGCTCATAGAGGTCGCGATCGCGCCCAGGCAGATCCTTCAACCACACCCAGGCAAAGATTGCGCCTTCCCCTTGGTGGAGGAACCAGGGCAGATCCCCAGGCATGGCCGCATCCAGCGCCGATTCTAGAATCGCAAACTTATTCTGATAGTAAGGACGAATCACTTGTTTCGCTAGGGTTGGCAAGGCTCCCGACCGGATCGCACGGGCGGCGATCGCCTGTCCGTATCTAGAAGAATGAATGCAGAGGTTGGTCTGAAAGCACTCTAGGGTTTCAATAATATTGGCATCGGCGATCGCAATTCCAATCCGCTCACCCGGTAATCCCGCTTTGGAGAGGCTCATGCCGTGAACGATGTTATCGCCGAAAATCGGTGTCATTTCGGCAAAGTTCAACGCTGGGAACGGTGGCGCATAGGCGGAATCGACAAACACAGGCACATCATAAGGAGCCGCCAACGCCGCAATTTTGCGAACTTCCTCATCGGTCAGCACGTTCCCCGTCGGGTTGCAGGGACGGGAAAACAGCATCATGCCCGTGTTTTCGTTGACCTCCAACTGGCTGAAATCGGGACGGTACTTGAAGCGATGGGTGGTCGGATTCGTCTCGATCGCAGGCTGATAGGCTTTTAGGGCTTGCTGGATCAGGGGAACACCCCCGTACCCTGTAAAGTCGGGACTGAGGGGCAAAACGATATCCTTCATGTGCCCACCCTCGGCAGCATAGCCCCCATAGGCATTGGCGGCGAGGAAGTAAAGAGCTTGGCTACCGGGGGTAATCAGCACGTTGCGATCGCTCAACTCCAGCCCATACCGCTGGTTAAAGTCTGAAACGATTGCTTCGATCAGCGGCTGATACCCCTGGCTCATGCCGTAGCGACAGACTACTTCCCCGTATTCAGAACTGTTGAGCAGGTCTGCTGTACAATCCCGCCACAGTTGCTCCACCTCTGGTAAAATCACCGGATTTCCGGCACTGAGGTTAATGAAGTGGCGATCGCCGCCCGACCTCAGCGTTTCGATAATGTCCTTCATAATCGCCCGCACCCCGGTCAGTTGAGACATGCGATCGCCAAATTGTCCGAGGGCGGGATTCAGAGCCATAGGTTAATTTTCCTTTTAAGGTGGGCGTTAAATGGGAGTGTGAATAGTTTTCCTAGAATAAATCGAAATCAGGCGTTGATGAATACAGCTATGAATTGCCCTCATCCCCAACCCGTCTCCCGCAGGAGAAGGACGCTAAAACTCTTGTTCCCTCTCCTTGGGGAGAGGACTAGGGTGAGGGCTGAAAAAGGCTTGAACACGAAAATCATACTTCTGTTCAGCAACGCCCGAAATCATGCGCACCCTCAGAGATGGCTGCTTCCATATCTTCTAGGGAGGCTCGTTGAATGCCGGGCCGCTGGAGGATACCAGACAGGGTTTCTCCATTGACGTTGAGAGGGAAAATTTTGACTTGCCCTTCGTCATCAATTACAAACTCAACTCGGCGACCGCTCACGAGTTTGAGATGCTGGCGAATTTCATCGGGGAGAGTAATTTGTCCGGTATCGTTGACGGTTGTGCTAATCATAGTTTGGATGGCGGTAAGGTCGCTTCTACCCAGATTTTAAAGTGTAGAAAGAAACCTAGCTGAGACAGAACCCCGATTTCTCAAAGAAACCGGGTTCTCGAACGATTAGCCTAAAGATGCCAATGCGTGATCCACTGCTGCCAATGCCTGATCAATCTCCCCAGCGGTGATAATCAGCGGCGGCACGAAACGGAGAACCTTCGGACCAGCGGGAACGAGAAGCACCCCTTCAGCGATCGCCGCTTTCACCATAGCTGGAGCCGTTAGCTCAATATCGGCCTTCAGTTCCAGACCGTTAATCAAACCCCAGCCGCGCACTTCTTCCACCAAGTTGGGATACTTGTGCGCCAGAGCGATTAGCCCAGCCCGGAGTTGTTCACCCCGTGCGTTCACGTTGTCGAGGATGTTCTCGGATTCCAGAGTTTTGCACACCGCAAGCGCTACCCCGCAGGCAAAGGGATTGCCGCCAAAGGTGCTGGCATGATCCCCAGGCTGGAAGACATCGCACTTGGCTTTGCACAGCATTGCGCCAATGGGAATGCCGCCGCCTAGCCCCTTGGCTGAAGTAAAGATGTCCGGCTCAATCCCCAGGTTCTCGTAGCCCCAGTAGTGACCCGTACGCCCCATGCCCACCTGCACTTCATCGCAGATCAGCAGAATATCTTTCTCATCACAGATTTCCCGAATCCGCTGGAAGTAGGCGCGATCGCCCGGACGAACACCACCCTCACCCTGGAGCGCTTCCAGCATAATCGCGGCAACTTGGGGTTGATCGGCATCGAGTTCAGCGATCGCCGCTTCTAGGGCAGCAATATCGTTATAGGGAACGTAGTGGAACCCTGGAACCAGGGGATTAAAATTCTTTTGATACTTGGGCTGTCCGGTAGCGGTGATGGTTGCCAGAGTCCGACCGTGGAAGCTGGCGTTTGCCGTAATGATGACCGGATTTTCAATGCCGCGCACCGTATGGGCGTACTTCCGGGCTAGCTTAATCGCTCCTTCGTTGGCTTCCGCACCGGAGTTACAGAAGAAGACGCGATCGGCACAGGAATGCTCCACTAGCCACTTCGCCAATTCACCCTGAGCCGGAATGTAGTAGAGGTTGGAGACGTGGTGCAATGCCCGAATATTCTCATTCACCGCTGCAATCATGGCGGGATGGGCATGACCGAGGGTACAGGTGGCGATCCCGGCAACAAAGTCCAGATACTCGCGGCCTTCGGTGTCCCAAACGCGGCTGCCTTCGCCTCGCTCTAAGGTGATGGGAAAGCGGGCGTAGGTCGTCATTACATAGGTATCAAACTCTTCGGGGCTGATGGCGGAGAAGTTTGTACCAGGTGCAGAAGGTTGAACGAGTGTTTCTGGACTCACGGATAATTGCCTCTGAATGCTTCAAGTCTTCAAGTAAGGTGCCAAGCGTGGGATGCGTTAGCAACAGCGTAGCGCATTGTCTAAGGAAAGACCTCAAACATGGGTTTGCCGTAATGTCTACCGATCTTAAATGAATCATTTCGGAGATTTCTATAGCCTAGGTGGGCGAATTCCCATCACCAAGTTATGAAATAGCAACATCCCACCCTACACATATTTTTTCAGTAACAGCCCTAACCGCTCCTGAACGTCTGGAGAGATATGGTCTTTTGGCGTTAAGATTGCGTACTTTAGAGCGCTGTGAGCATCGGACGGAGGAAAATTCTCGCTCAAACGCCGGACGGTTTCGCGGATCACGCGTTGGGCATTGGTGGCATTCTTCATCAGATTGCCGATCACCATTTCAACGGTGACGCTGTCGTGATCGGGATGCCAGCAGTCGTAGTCGGTGACGAGAGCCAGGGTTGCATAGGCAATTTCGGCCTCTCGTGCCAGCTTTGCTTCTGGAAGATTAGTCATGCCGATCACCGTTGCGCCCCAGCTTCTGTAGAGGTTCGATTCCGCTTTGGTAGAAAAGGCTGGCCCTTCCATGCAGAGGTAGGTGCCGCCGTGATGGAGCGTGACATCGGGGAGATCGAGGCTGGCGATCGCCTCTCCCAAGACGCCCGCCAGATTTTTACAAATGGGATCACCAAAGGCAATATGAGCCACGATTCCATCCCCAAAAAAGGTGGAGACTCGACCTTTAGTGCGATCAATAAACTGATCGGGGATCACCATATCCAGAGGCTTTGCGGCGTCCTGGAGCGATCCTACGGCGGAGGCGGAGATCAGGTACTCCACCCCTAAACTTTTCATGGCGTAGATATTGGCGCGGAAGGGAAGTTCAGACGGTAAGAGGTGATGGCCGCGACCGTGCCGTGCCAGGAATGCAACGCGGGTGCCGTCCAGGGTGCCTAGGATCAGCGCATCTGACGGTGAACCAAAGGGCGTTTCAATCTGGATTTCCTCAATATCCGTGAGCGCCTCCATCTTGTAGAGTCCGCTGCCCCCAATGATCCCAATCTTGACGTCAGCCATTTTTTTCAACCCTTCGCACGGCATCAACCTCCCGAATTCTACACCATCCCCATCAAGGTCACTTCCCAGACCAGACGGGGCTGAACGTAGTGCAGTAGATGTCGCCGCGCCTCTTCTAGGAGCCGGAGGGGTTGGGTGTGCCCCTGACGCCAGTAGGACTGCTGTAGGTAATCGGTCAGCCAAAGCTGGGCTTCAGGAGACAGGGATTGCTGAATGGTGCGAGCCAGTTCGAGGGCGTGGCGGGTGGAGGCGGGTGGTTGAGACACACTGCTGAGCAGATCGGCGGGAATCTCCTGAAGCTGCTGCCAGTGGGCGATCGCCATTCCCGGACTACCCTGAGCCAACGCAATGATCTCTGGCGTATTTAGAATCTCCTCATGATCGGCACGCATCAAGACCTGAGACATGGCCTGATCCGAGAGCCGATAAAACGGAATGCGCTGACAACGGGACACCAGGGTGGGTAACAGAGAATCGATACTAGGAGCGATCAGAATAATCGTTGCCTGTCCGGGTTCTTCCAGGGTTTTCAGCAAACTATTCGCGGCAGATTCCGCCATGGTTTCTGCCTGTTCGATCACCACGAGCGATCGCCCTGCCTCTAAGGGAGGCCGACTCAGAAACCGGGTAATCTCGCGAATTTGTTCAACCCGCACCTGGGGAGGCGTCCGCTTTTGGACTCCGGCTTCGATCGCCTCGGCAGCAGTCAACCGTTTGCCTTGATGCAGATAGGTTGGCTCCACCCACAGTAAATCGGGATGGTTGCGATCGCGAATGCGGGTCGTGTTGCGATCACTGGAATCCCCCGGTTTCGACAACAGCAATTCCGTAAATCCCTGAGCCGCGAGACCCCGACCCACGCCCGATGGCCCCACGAAGAGATAGGCAGGGGCAACGCGATTCTGCTGCACCGCTGCTTGGAGCAAGTCCACCGCCTGGGGCTGACCGATTAAGGATTCGAAAACGAGGGATACCACTGCTGAAGATGTTCCATAACGACGGTTTGCACCTGCTGAGCTACCTGATCTGGCTCTAAGCTAGCGTCAATGCGGACAATACGTTTGGGATACTGATGCGCTAAGACTTGAAACCCAGCCCGCACCCGCTGATGAAAATCGAGACTGGCTTGTTCCAGACGATCAAGACTTCCTCGTTGCTTCGTGCGCTGTAAGCCAATTTCAACATCAACATCCAGCCACAGGGTTAAATCACTTTGAAGTCCTCCAGTGGCGATCGCATTCAGTTGCTCAATTAAACCCAGATCCAACCCTCGCCCATAGCCCTGGTACGCCACGGTTGAGTCAGTGTAGCGATCGCACAATACTATAGATCCCTGAATTAACGCAGGTCTAAGGTAGGACTCGACATGCTGGGCACGGTCAGCCGCATACAGCAACAGTTCAGCCCTATCCTGCATCACCTCATCCGAATTTTGGTCGAGTAAGACCTTGCGAATGGCTTGACCAATGGGGGTTCCTCCCGGTTCACGAGTGGTCAAAATCTCGGCGTGTGGATAGTGTGCTTGGAGTATCTGAAACCAGGGGTGAGCGGCTAACCAGCAGTCCAAGCGCTTGATTTGAGTCGTTTTTCCGGAGCCTTCGCCTCCTTCCAGAACAATAAACGTGCCAGGTGTACGTCGTCTTTCGGGAGTGTTCAAGAGACTATCTACACGGGAAGGAATCATAACTAGGCTGCACGTAAGGATTTGAAAAATAAAGAGTCCTGTACTAACCTAAGACCATATCAGTAAAAGATATAGTAGGTGAGATTCTAGACCTAGCGCTAATCCTTGAGGTTATTGCAAGTCGCACAGCCAATGTTGCACCTACTTAGAGTCTAGGTTCTGTCGAAAGATATATTTAGTCCTGAACATCTCTGTCTATGCTGGTATAGCTGTATTGCATCGGTGCATCCTCAGTTACGAGTTGTGTATTTCCGGTGCACGCATTGGGTTAGTCAAACGTTAGAATTCCGCGTTTAGGCGCGTCTCTCCCAAGTCAATTTTTGGATTGATGCAGTTGCAAAGCCGCTAGTTCCCAGTAGTTCTTGGATTAGGGCTGCTCAAGGCTACGTAACTAGATCTAAGCTTAGAGTTGGGAATAGCCTCTCAAGCTCATTGTTGCTAAACAGACGAGGACGCAAAGGTAATTATGGCTCGCTACACCAGTTTATTTACCATCGCGATTCAATCGGACAGCTTTCCAGGGCTGTTAGCTGAGCTTTTGGAATCGTGCAATCTCAGGGTTGTTTACGACACAGGTGACTATTTAATGGCGAGGGAATTGCCGGGCGAGGTGAGTTATGCTCAGCTTGTAACGGTTGAGATCTTGATTGATAAGCTCCCGGAAGCCTTGGATGCTCCCATCACGATGAACTTCGTGGTTAAAAATGAGGAATTACCGCTGAAACGGGATAATCATTGCCGCCGAATGTTCAATCTTGTGAATCAGGCGATTATGGAAAATCATCGCTGGCATTTGATGGAAAGTGTAGCGAGCTAGCGATCGCCCGCTCCAATGGTCTATCGATTTGGCCGATTAAGCCGATTAATCGGATCGAGGATGGCTCTGAATACGGCTCAGAGCCATTTTTAGCGTTAGGTTTCGGTAGGGTGCCATACCTTTGGGGATAGGCGATGGCGCTTCGCTAGTGGCGATCGCCCAAGGATTGCCTGAAAAAGTACGACATTTAGTCGAATAAGTGTGCTGTTTTCCACACTAGGTGTTATGCTTCCGGCATCAATTGTGGAAGCTTCACGCCATTGGAATGACTTAGCACGGTCAATGTCTGGGTCAGATTGCCCAAACTGATCAGCTTGTTGCATGTCGTGCGCCAGTTCTGCCGGGACGCATCAACCCCAGCACGGATCGTAGCTAGGCACCTCAGATACGTTTCATGGCGTTCTGCCTAAAAATGCGTCATTAGGCGTAGAGTGTTCTGATTGCATCGACTAATGATGGAAATATATAGAATGCCTGGCTTCCCTAGGCCATTTGCTCAAACGATATAAAGCAATCCCGTTTTCAAATCCGACCGCTATATGTTATACATACGCTTTTCAAATGTTCGAGTAGGGAGTATGGTGAATTTTTGTAAAAGATACTCTTTAAATATTTAAACTTTGAGCAGTTTTGCGTCCAGACTTAATAGCTCGGTGTCAGGTAGAGGGCTGTCAGGTCGGATGAATCAAAAATTTTGCACTTGCAATTGTGCAAGATGTCACGTGTGATGTG is from Synechococcales cyanobacterium T60_A2020_003 and encodes:
- a CDS encoding aspartate aminotransferase family protein, with the translated sequence MSPETLVQPSAPGTNFSAISPEEFDTYVMTTYARFPITLERGEGSRVWDTEGREYLDFVAGIATCTLGHAHPAMIAAVNENIRALHHVSNLYYIPAQGELAKWLVEHSCADRVFFCNSGAEANEGAIKLARKYAHTVRGIENPVIITANASFHGRTLATITATGQPKYQKNFNPLVPGFHYVPYNDIAALEAAIAELDADQPQVAAIMLEALQGEGGVRPGDRAYFQRIREICDEKDILLICDEVQVGMGRTGHYWGYENLGIEPDIFTSAKGLGGGIPIGAMLCKAKCDVFQPGDHASTFGGNPFACGVALAVCKTLESENILDNVNARGEQLRAGLIALAHKYPNLVEEVRGWGLINGLELKADIELTAPAMVKAAIAEGVLLVPAGPKVLRFVPPLIITAGEIDQALAAVDHALASLG
- a CDS encoding DNA-binding protein codes for the protein MAHAIALRLSPNADLRRSLMAVASDRALSAAYVATCVGSLSQATLRFAGQSNATVLKERFEIISLVGTVSGAGVHLHIGLADSTGRCLGGHVLDGCLIYTTAEIILGTLSDVRFDRTLDPATGYRELEIIAIGGHP
- a CDS encoding AbrB family transcriptional regulator, encoding MISTTVNDTGQITLPDEIRQHLKLVSGRRVEFVIDDEGQVKIFPLNVNGETLSGILQRPGIQRASLEDMEAAISEGAHDFGRC
- a CDS encoding dTMP kinase, with the protein product MIPSRVDSLLNTPERRRTPGTFIVLEGGEGSGKTTQIKRLDCWLAAHPWFQILQAHYPHAEILTTREPGGTPIGQAIRKVLLDQNSDEVMQDRAELLLYAADRAQHVESYLRPALIQGSIVLCDRYTDSTVAYQGYGRGLDLGLIEQLNAIATGGLQSDLTLWLDVDVEIGLQRTKQRGSLDRLEQASLDFHQRVRAGFQVLAHQYPKRIVRIDASLEPDQVAQQVQTVVMEHLQQWYPSFSNP
- a CDS encoding valine--pyruvate transaminase, producing the protein MNPALGQFGDRMSQLTGVRAIMKDIIETLRSGGDRHFINLSAGNPVILPEVEQLWRDCTADLLNSSEYGEVVCRYGMSQGYQPLIEAIVSDFNQRYGLELSDRNVLITPGSQALYFLAANAYGGYAAEGGHMKDIVLPLSPDFTGYGGVPLIQQALKAYQPAIETNPTTHRFKYRPDFSQLEVNENTGMMLFSRPCNPTGNVLTDEEVRKIAALAAPYDVPVFVDSAYAPPFPALNFAEMTPIFGDNIVHGMSLSKAGLPGERIGIAIADANIIETLECFQTNLCIHSSRYGQAIAARAIRSGALPTLAKQVIRPYYQNKFAILESALDAAMPGDLPWFLHQGEGAIFAWVWLKDLPGRDRDLYEHLKQVGVIVVPGNAFFPGLRDPWDHTHQCVRISLTASDEELETAMKRFAEVVTQIYATAPSLV
- a CDS encoding DNA polymerase III subunit delta' (catalyzes the DNA-template-directed extension of the 3'-end of a DNA strand; the delta' subunit seems to interact with the gamma subunit to transfer the beta subunit on the DNA); the encoded protein is MVSLVFESLIGQPQAVDLLQAAVQQNRVAPAYLFVGPSGVGRGLAAQGFTELLLSKPGDSSDRNTTRIRDRNHPDLLWVEPTYLHQGKRLTAAEAIEAGVQKRTPPQVRVEQIREITRFLSRPPLEAGRSLVVIEQAETMAESAANSLLKTLEEPGQATIILIAPSIDSLLPTLVSRCQRIPFYRLSDQAMSQVLMRADHEEILNTPEIIALAQGSPGMAIAHWQQLQEIPADLLSSVSQPPASTRHALELARTIQQSLSPEAQLWLTDYLQQSYWRQGHTQPLRLLEEARRHLLHYVQPRLVWEVTLMGMV
- a CDS encoding S-methyl-5'-thioadenosine phosphorylase; its protein translation is MADVKIGIIGGSGLYKMEALTDIEEIQIETPFGSPSDALILGTLDGTRVAFLARHGRGHHLLPSELPFRANIYAMKSLGVEYLISASAVGSLQDAAKPLDMVIPDQFIDRTKGRVSTFFGDGIVAHIAFGDPICKNLAGVLGEAIASLDLPDVTLHHGGTYLCMEGPAFSTKAESNLYRSWGATVIGMTNLPEAKLAREAEIAYATLALVTDYDCWHPDHDSVTVEMVIGNLMKNATNAQRVIRETVRRLSENFPPSDAHSALKYAILTPKDHISPDVQERLGLLLKKYV